The Salmo trutta chromosome 6, fSalTru1.1, whole genome shotgun sequence genome has a window encoding:
- the LOC115195193 gene encoding SH2 domain-containing protein 1B2-like yields MASALAVYHGAISKLECEDRLGKNGKNGAYLIRDSETIQAAMCLCVYRQKVVYTYRILQNNTGNYTLQTTPGVEEKFFKTIEELVHHYKCRGQGLVQHLCHLVKRKTLLQLPDPNIIEEVPDYENVDASDYVEVLPS; encoded by the exons ATGGCGTCGGCTCTAGCGGTGTACCACGGGGCAATCAGTAAATTGGAGTGTGAGGATCGGCTTGGGAAGAACGGGAAGAACGGAGCCTACCTCATCAGAGACAGCGAAACCATTCAAGCagccatgtgtctgtgtgtcta TAGACAGAAGGTGGTGTATACCTACAGGATTCTCCAGAACAACACTGGAAACTACACCCTGCAG acaacACCTGGTGTAGAGGAGAAGTTCTTTAAGACAATAGAGGAGCTGGTCCACCATTATAAGTGTCGAGGGCAGGGATTGGTCCAGCACCTGTGCCACTTAGTCAAGAGAAAGACTCTGCTTCAACTCCCTGACCCCAATATCATCGAAGAGGTGCCTGATTATGAGA ATGTGGATGCTTCAGATTACGTTGAGGTCCTGCCCTCCTGA
- the LOC115195447 gene encoding lipase member H-like: MLLWRLFGLMGFLTLCKGQDSGVGALCDDFTDLDFHECFLGTTLNIKLLLYTKYNLRCGRELNHHQLSSQPLFNLSLPTAFVIHGYRPTRAPPFWVDHVVQLLSEQEDMNVLVVDWNRGAANLNYFTAVTNTRQAANNLTGFILNMQAEGAPLSSVHLIGSSLGAHLAGFVGANLKGKIGRITGLDPAGPMFTGRTPEERLDPSDAMFVDVLHTDINSFGLRGQHGHIDYYANGGSDQPGCPKTIFSGKSYFMCDHQRSVFLYMCALNQTCSLTAYPCSSYSDFLDGQCLQCEAFKPAPCPMLGYDISRWRDILLRLGQTKVYFTTTATLPYKKVSYRVDMVTWNRYPRWGVLILRLHSGRNYTEARIDRKLFRFEQYTSTRLLVQFDEDLQPIQKISLSIATRNVIGPRYKIRLIRIRLTPLEQPDRPLMCRYDIIMEENIEVAFRPLPCDPRL; the protein is encoded by the exons ATGTTACTCTGGCGACTCTTTGGTTTGATGGGCTTCCTAACGCTTTGCAAAG gCCAGGATAGTGGTGTAGGTGCACTGTGTGATGACTTCACAGACCTGGACTTCCATGAGTGCTTCCTCGGGACCACCCTGAACATTAAGCTGCTGCTCTACACCAA GTATAACCTACGCTGCGGCAGAGAGTTGAACCACCACCAGCTGTCCTCCCAGCCACTCTTCAACCTCTCCCTGCCCACGGCTTTCGTCATCCACGGCTACCGGCCCACCAGGGCTCCTCCGTTCTGGGTGGACCACGTCGTCCAGCTGCTGTCTGAGCAGGAGGACATGAACGTCCTGGTAGTGGACTGGAACAGAGGAGCTGCTAACCTCAACTACTTCACTGCTGTGACCAACACACGACAGGCTGCCAACAACCTCACAGGCTTCATACTCAACATGCAG gcagagGGAGCGCCTCTGAGTTCGGTCCACCTGATCGGGTCGAGTCTGGGAGCTCACCTGGCTGGGTTCGTAGGAGCAAACCTGAAGGGCAAGATCGGCCGCATCACAG GTCTGGACCCAGCAGGGCCCATGTTCACTGGAAGGACACCTGAGGAGAGACTAGACCCTTCAGACGCCATGTTTGTAGACGTACTACACACTGACATAAACT CGTTTGGTCTCAGAGGTCAACATGGCCATATTGACTACTACGCCAATGGAGGATCTGACCAGCCAGGCTGCCCCAAGACCATCTTCTCGG GGAAGTCATATTTCATGTGTGACCACCAGCGCTCTGTGTTCCTGTACATGTGTGCTCTCAACCAAACCTGCAGCCTCACAGCCTACCCCTGCTCCTCCTACAGTGACTTCCTGGACGGCCAGTGCCTGCAGTGTGAGGCTTTTAAGCCCGCACCCTGCCCTATGCTAG GTTATGACATCAGCAGGTGGAGGGATATTCTGCTGCGATTGGGTCAGACCAAGGTATACTTCACCACCACTGCCACGTTGCCCTATAAAA aGGTCAGCTACAGGGTGGACATGGTGACATGGAACCGGTACCCGCGCTGGGGAGTCCTCATCCTCAGACTCCACAGTGGCAGGAACTACACTGAGGCACGCATTGACCG taaGCTGTTCAGGTTTGAGCAGTACACCTCCACCCGTCTGTTGGTCCAGTTTGATGAGGACCTTCAGCCCATCCAGAAGATATCCCTCAGCATTGCTACCAGAAACGTGATAGGCCCTCGCTACAAAATACGACTAATCCGCATCCGCCTCACCCCCCTGGAGCAACCCGACAG GCCGCTGATGTGTCGCTATGACATCATCATGGAGGAGAATATTGAGGTGGCGTTCCGCCCTCTGCCCTGCGACCCTCGTCTCTGA
- the LOC115195263 gene encoding pre-mRNA 3' end processing protein WDR33 gives MLRPRSRSPHYSHRASPCRQDGRRFPWDDPDFNPQQVLADLGRLPGEDQWVRFMDEIHPDGPEGHRRPMSPGLHRLDHHLPPEEFHHRRTPPAPHELGYAERRRLSPHDGRGGGRGKGSGSEGLPHSPQRLPREKLPSLAPQHPHYSPDHHQIVSSAGWRREEQEKSQGRSRDRSPRERVQGGGKGERRGGDFPGPYGDRSRDDMHRERSTISDRNRREADEAVHPGYGKEAEFRVRRPSLERPREGYGGGGPRERRGPSGSHDGRGPGTLIVEHDHGIINSRGPELYDNQRGRGPDQSPSHDRFNHHRARATEERFRKSGSRSNTREEARGRPVHEERRGPERRGPVHEERRGPVHEERRGPVHEERRGPVHEERRGPVHEERRGPVHESRRSPDRHGRASPMGFQDRGSPTEPRARNSAFREERGAPAQGGKRQMGPSMNQPRPLLQGMQGYRARDDNPQHSPPEHQGYQPRGGVWDMEPREEAPGWAEVSVMEPRWEKDRGPGPRGGRPPAQGRMDPRKPQHRDLNPNWNQQQNDMAMPRMGAGEKETLTIKVDMNRPVGQNSQLCYSSDRQLSLDLVNVGQQRLDFLPMLEHSGTYQESAMHSGTFAQEIITLVHQVKEHYFRGDGVTLNERFSGPQDGGLPEEEEEQEEEGPTLNRLFNMSMSEPDMEPVFSKVGRMQRQQLAVRDPGDLRHDLERRRQERLEGVKVTIPGGRLSQRPLAAGSDHQGVYVREEDEEQEGFSGWSGPPRRGRRWPGDMGGQRRGGMIRQDMGDQQRNNRPGPTRQQNHNINGANW, from the exons ATGTTGAGGCCACGGTCACGATCTCCCCACTATTCTCACAG AGCTAGTCCGTGCAGGCAGGATGGTCGGAGGTTCCCCTGGGACGACCCAGACTTCAACCCCCAGCAGGTGCTGGCTGACCTGGGCAGGCTGCCTGGGGAGGATCAGTGGGTTCGCTTCATGGACGAGATCCACCCAGATGGCCCAGAGGGCCACAGAAGACCTATGTCCCCAGGCCTCCACAGGCTTGACCACCACCTCCCCCCAGAGGAATTCCACCATCGCAGAACCCCACCGGCACCTCACGAGCTGGGCTACGCCGAGCGCAGAAGGCTCTCCCCCCATGATGGCAGAGGGGGTGGCAGGGGAAAAGGAAGCGGGAGCGAAGGGCTGCCCCACTCCCCTCAGAGGCTACCCAGAGAGAAGCTGCCATCACTGGCCCCGCAGCACCCTCACTACAGTCCTGACCACCACCAGATAGTGTCCTCTGCAGGCTGGAGAAGAGAAGAGCAGGAAAAGAGCCAGGGGAGGTCCAGGGACCGCAGCCCCAGGGAGAGGGTTCAGGgtggggggaagggggagaggaggggtggagattTTCCAGGTCCCTATGGAGACCGGAGCAGAGACGACATGCATAGAGAGAGGAGCACCATCTCTGACCGGAACCGGAGGGAAGCTGATGAAGCGGTGCATCCTGG GTACGGGAAGGAGGCAGAGTTTAGGGTGCGCCGCCCCTCGTTGGAGAGGCCCCGGGAAGGGTACGGAGGAGGAGGGCCACGGGAGcgcaggggcccctcagggagcCACGATGGCCGGGGGCCTGGAACCCTCATCGTGGAGCATGACCATGGTATTATAAACAGCAGAGGGCCAGAACTCTACGACAACCAGAGGGGCCGTGGTCCCGACCAGAGCCCAAGCCACGACCGATTCAATCACCATCGGGCCAGAGCCACTGAGGAGCGGTTCAGGAAGTCGGGTAGCAGGTCCAATACCAGAGAAGAGGCCAGGGGTCGGCCTGtccatgaggagaggagagggcct gagaggagagggcctgtacacgaggagaggagagggcctgtacacgaggagaggagagggcctgTACACGAGGAGAGAAGAGGGCCTGTACACGAGGAGAGAAGAGGGCCTGTACACGAGGAGAGAAGAGGGCCTGTACATGAGTCCAGAAGAAGCCCTGATCGTCATGGGAGAGCCAGCCCCATGGGCTTCCAAGATAGAGGTAGTCCCACAGAGCCCAGGGCCAGAAACAGTGCATTCCGTGAGGAGAGGGGGGCCCCAGCCCAGGGTGGCAAGAGACAGATGGGGCCCTCCATGAACCAGCCCCGGCCTCTCCTTCAGGGAATGCAGGGGTACCGAGCCCGGGATGACAACCCCCAGCATTCCCCTCCGGAGCACCAGGGGTATCAACCCAGGGGAGGTGTCTGGGACATGGAGCCCAGAGAGGAGGCACCCGGTTGGGCAGAGGTGAGCGTCATGGAGCCCCGCTGGGAGAAGGACCGGGGACCAGGGCCGCGAGGAGGCCGGCCGCCAGCACAGGGCAGGATGGATCCTAGGAAACCTCAGCATAGAGATCTCAACCCCAACTGGAACCAACAGCAGAATGATATGGCAATGCCTCGCATGGGCGCCGGCGAGAAAGAGACGCTCACCATCAAGGTGGACATGAACCGGCCTGTGGGCCAGAACAG CCAGCTGTGCTACTCTTCAGACCGTCAGCTGTCGCTGGATCTGGTCAACGTGGGCCAACAGCGCCTAGACTTCCTGCCCATGCTAGAGCATTCTGGGACGTACCAGGAGTCCGCAATGCACTCTGGGACTTTCGCCCAGGAGATCATCACCCTGGTGCACCAGGTCAAAG AGCATTACTTTAGGGGTGATGGTGTGACGCTGAACGAGCGTTTCTCTGGCCCCCAAGATGGAGGTctgcctgaggaggaggaggagcaggaggaagaagGACCAACTCTGAACAG gctGTTCAACATGAGTATGTCAGAACCTGATATGGAACCTGTCTTCTCTAAAGTTGGCCGCATGCAG AGGCAGCAGCTGGCGGTGAGAGATCCCGGAGACCTGAGACAtgacctggagaggaggagacaggagaggctgGAGGGAGTGAAGGTCACCATACCTGGAGGCAGGCTCTCACAGCGCCCCCTGGCTGCCGGGAG TGACCATCAGGGGGTGTATGTTAGAGAGGAAGACGAGGAACAGGAGGGCTTTTCAGGCTGGTCAGGCCCACcacggagagggaggaggtggccTGGAGACATG ggggGTCAGAGGAGAGGGGGCATGATTAGACAAGACATGGGCGACCAGCAGAGGAACAACCGGCCTGGACCAACGAGACAACAGAACCACAATATTAACG gtgCCAACTGGTGA